A window of the Brassica napus cultivar Da-Ae chromosome C5, Da-Ae, whole genome shotgun sequence genome harbors these coding sequences:
- the LOC111206225 gene encoding AP2-like ethylene-responsive transcription factor PLT2: MNSNNWLAFPLSPTHSSLPPHIHSSQTSQFNLGLVNDNMDNSFQNQEWNMINPHGGGGEGGEIPKVADFLGVSKSDNHQADHNLVPYNDIHQTNDSDYYFQTNSLLPTVVTCASNTPNNYELQESAHNLQSLTLSMGSAGGAAAAAAAVKASPAETSADNSSSTTNISGGTIVEAAPRRTVETFGQRTSIYRGVTRHRWTGRYEAHLWDNSCRREGQSRKGRQVYLGGYDKEEKAARAYDLAALKYWGPSTTTNVPITNYEKEVEEMKNMTRQEFVAAIRRKSSGFSRGASMYRGVTRHHQHGRWQARIGRVAGNKDLYLGTFTTEEEAAEAYDIAAIKFRGLNAVTNFEINRYDVKAILESNTLPIGGGAFKRLKEAQALESSRKREEMIALSSNFHQYGAASGSSSGLQLQPYPLSIQQPFEHLHHQPLLTLQNNDVSQYNTNVHDSYSYIQTQLHLHQQQTNNCLQSSSHSSQLYNAYLQSNPGLLHGFVSDNNNASAVYGNNGIGIGSTSTVGTSAEEEFPTVKVDYDMPPSGEATGYEGWTNAEHGQGSNPGGVFTMWNE, encoded by the exons ATGAATTCTAACAACTGGCTTGCCTTTCCTCTATCACCAACCCATTCTTCTTTGCCTCCTCACATCCACTCCTCACAGACCTCTCAATTCAATCTCGGCTTGGTCAACGACAATATGGACAACTCTTTTCAAAACCAAG AATGGAATATGATCAATCCACACGGTGGAGGCGGAGAAGGAGGAGAGATTCCAAAAGTGGCTGATTTCTTAGGAGTTAGCAAGTCGGACAATCATCAAGCCGACCACAACCTCGTACCGTACAACGACATTCATCAAACCAATGACTCAGATTACTACTTCCAAACCAATAGTCTGTTACCTACCGTTGTCACTTGTGCCTCTAACACTCCTAATAACTATGAGCTTCAAGAGAGTGCCCACAATTTGCAATCTCTCACCCTTTCAATGGGAAGTGCCGGAGGCGCCGCTGCCGCAGCGGCGGCCGTTAAAGCCTCGCCTGCTGAGACCAGCGCGGATAATAGTAGTAGCACTACTAACATAAGTGGAGGAACCATCGTTGAAGCTGCACCGAGACGGACCGTGGAAACTTTTGGACAACGAACCTCTATCTATCGTGGCGTTACAAG ACATAGATGGACCGGTAGATATGAAGCTCATCTTTGGGATAATAGTTGTAGAAGAGAAGGACAATCAAGGAAAGGAAGACAAG TCTACTTAG GTGGGTATGACAAAGAAGAGAAAGCAGCAAGAGCATATGATTTAGCTGCACTCAAATATTGGGGCCCCTCTACTACTACCAACGTTCCG ATTACTAACTATGAGAAGGAAGTTGAGGAGATGAAAAACATGACGAGACAAGAGTTTGTGGCTGCTATTAGAAG GAAAAGTAGCGGATTCTCGCGTGGTGCATCGATGTATCGAGGAGTAACAAGGCATCATCAACATGGAAGATGGCAAGCAAGGATTGGCCGAGTTGCTGGAAACAAAGATCTCTACTTGGGAACTTTCA CCACAGAGGAAGAAGCAGCAGAAGCATACGACATAGCTGCAATAAAGTTTCGAGGTCTAAACGCGGTTACGAATTTTGAGATTAACCGCTATGATGTAAAAGCTATCCTAGAGAGCAACACACTTCCTATAGGAGGTGGTGCATTTAAACGGCTCAAAGAAGCTCAAGCTCTAGAATCATCAAGAAAACGTGAGGAAATGATAGCCCTCAGCTCAAATTTCCATCAGTACGGCGCAGCGAGCGGCTCTAGCTCTGGGCTTCAGCTTCAACCTTACCCACTAAGCATTCAACAACCTTTTGAGCATCTTCATCACCAGCCTCTACTTACCCTACAGAACAACGATGTCTCACAGTATAATACTAACGTTCATGATTCCTACAGTTACATCCAGACGCAGCTTCATCTTCACCAACAACAAACCAACAATTGCTTGCAGTCTTCTAGTCACAGCTCGCAACTCTACAATGCTTATCTTCAGAGCAACCCTGGTTTGCTTCACGGATTTGTCTCTGATAATAACAACGCTTCAGCGGTTTATGGAAACAATGGGATTGGTATTGGGTCAACCTCCACAGTAGGAACATCGGCCGAGGAAGAGTTTCCCACGGTTAAAGTTGATTACGATATGCCTCCTTCAGGTGAAGCCACAGGGTATGAAGGATGGACTAATGCAGAGCATGGTCAGGGGTCAAATCCAGGAGGTGTCTTCACAATGTGGAATGAATAA